In Candidatus Baltobacteraceae bacterium, a genomic segment contains:
- a CDS encoding glycosyltransferase has translation MVHDYLNQRGGAERVFAHIARAWPQAPIYTALYDRATVGDLIAPERVHTSFLARIPTANRSFRYFAPLYPRAFEAFDLNAYDLIISSTSAWAKGVRFRAGARHVCFIHTVSRFLFDYERYVGGFGLARFARPMVDSLVRWDLEAATRPTRYVANSRTVALRVRDFYNRDADVLHSPADVDRFTVGSGAGDYFFIASRLLPYKRIDLAIDAAALAGVKLFVAGDGPAMPQLRQRARGTTTTMLGFLDDRAINDLMGDAIAAIVPGEEDLGLVPIEAAAAGRPTIAFRAGGARETVIEGETGAFFDRASAQSLAAVLRTFDPRRYDPARLRAHAESFAPSRFIERLRAIVDQTTDD, from the coding sequence CTGGTTCATGATTATTTAAATCAGCGCGGCGGTGCGGAACGCGTTTTCGCGCATATCGCTCGCGCGTGGCCGCAGGCCCCGATTTATACCGCGCTCTACGACAGGGCAACGGTCGGCGATCTGATCGCACCCGAACGTGTGCACACGTCGTTCCTCGCGCGGATTCCCACCGCCAATCGGAGCTTTCGCTATTTCGCGCCGCTCTATCCGCGAGCGTTCGAAGCTTTCGACCTAAACGCATACGATCTCATCATCAGCTCGACCAGCGCATGGGCCAAGGGCGTGCGCTTTCGCGCCGGCGCGCGACATGTCTGTTTCATCCACACCGTCAGCCGGTTTCTGTTCGATTACGAACGGTACGTCGGGGGATTTGGTTTGGCGCGCTTTGCCCGGCCGATGGTGGATTCGCTGGTCCGTTGGGATCTCGAAGCCGCGACACGGCCGACCCGATACGTAGCCAACAGCCGCACGGTTGCGCTGCGCGTGCGCGATTTCTATAACCGTGATGCCGACGTACTGCATTCGCCCGCAGACGTCGATCGCTTTACCGTCGGAAGCGGCGCGGGCGATTACTTTTTCATCGCGTCGCGCTTGTTGCCGTACAAGCGCATCGACCTGGCGATCGACGCGGCTGCGCTTGCCGGCGTGAAGCTTTTCGTCGCCGGCGACGGACCGGCGATGCCGCAGCTGCGGCAGCGCGCGCGCGGAACGACGACGACGATGCTGGGGTTCCTCGACGACCGGGCGATAAACGATTTGATGGGCGACGCGATCGCCGCGATCGTACCCGGGGAAGAAGATCTCGGGCTCGTGCCGATCGAAGCCGCCGCGGCCGGCCGTCCGACGATCGCGTTTCGCGCAGGGGGCGCCCGTGAGACGGTGATCGAGGGCGAGACCGGTGCGTTCTTCGATCGAGCCAGCGCGCAATCGCTGGCTGCGGTCTTGCGCACCTTCGATCCGCGCCGATACGATCCGGCCCGCCTGCGCGCGCATGCGGAATCCTTCGCACCGTCGCGCTTCATCGAACGCTTGCGGGCTATCGTCGACCAAACCACGGACGATTAG
- a CDS encoding glycosyltransferase family 1 protein, with protein sequence MMRVAVDAWNLVDDRRGMGRYVRRVLDDWHDEADLEVTLIVRKSEHVPLLERELSYAVRTDARGRYDAAWYPWNALRFAVRGARSVALFHDAFAFTQPHSQWIARLREQRPIRRAMRRADVRTANSYWSARELARVFRVDSASFKVIHPVPDPYWKPVEPPRRAPYILVVGGPEERKNLATLVRAFERAFAAGECELVIAGNTPLATVQPNDEELRCLYSGALAVAVPSSAEGYGLMAVEAMACGAPVIASNASALPEACDGAAMLVAPFDVEAWASELQRLARDGGLRHTLRARSLARAARIDRHAPARLTLGVLTGALTAR encoded by the coding sequence ATGATGCGCGTCGCGGTCGACGCCTGGAATTTGGTCGACGATCGCCGCGGGATGGGGCGCTACGTGCGCCGGGTGCTCGATGATTGGCACGACGAAGCGGATCTCGAAGTCACGCTGATCGTGCGTAAGTCCGAGCACGTGCCTCTTCTCGAACGCGAACTCTCCTACGCGGTGCGGACCGATGCTCGCGGCCGTTACGACGCGGCGTGGTATCCGTGGAACGCGCTGCGCTTTGCGGTCCGCGGCGCGCGCAGCGTGGCGCTCTTTCACGACGCCTTCGCCTTTACGCAGCCGCATTCCCAATGGATCGCGCGCCTGCGCGAGCAGCGGCCGATCCGGCGCGCGATGCGCCGCGCCGACGTGCGAACGGCCAATTCGTATTGGTCCGCGCGCGAGCTCGCCCGCGTTTTCCGCGTCGATTCCGCTTCGTTCAAGGTGATTCATCCGGTGCCCGACCCGTATTGGAAGCCGGTGGAGCCGCCGCGCCGGGCACCGTACATTCTGGTCGTCGGCGGCCCCGAAGAGCGCAAGAATCTCGCCACGCTCGTACGCGCGTTCGAACGCGCATTTGCCGCGGGCGAATGCGAACTCGTGATCGCGGGAAACACGCCGCTTGCGACGGTTCAGCCGAACGACGAGGAGCTGCGCTGCTTGTATAGCGGCGCACTCGCGGTTGCGGTGCCTTCGAGCGCCGAAGGCTACGGCTTGATGGCGGTCGAGGCGATGGCCTGCGGCGCACCGGTGATCGCCAGTAACGCGAGCGCCCTCCCCGAGGCGTGCGACGGCGCCGCGATGCTCGTGGCGCCGTTCGACGTCGAGGCATGGGCGAGCGAGCTGCAGCGGCTCGCGCGCGACGGCGGGCTCCGCCACACGCTGCGCGCGCGATCGCTCGCGCGCGCCGCCCGTATCGACCGGCACGCGCCGGCACGGCTCACGCTCGGAGTGTTGACGGGCGCGCTGACGGCGCGCTGA
- a CDS encoding type II CAAX endopeptidase family protein, with protein sequence MNNSISKRFADWPTSWPSDSFRSGPTIALLVIVILPLLAFGLWQMLQSGAVQIPKQELANPLVVIGSILLTLTVEGVLFLIVLVTLPKVAGLSLRQLGFRALSPRDLVVAFFGSLVMALVANGAASLIQSALHSTADQQSVAMLRQLHDPRLLFAFITFAVVLAPFMEETIFRAFLFNASRRYFGFWAGAAISGACFGFVHGDPIAALPLALGGVVLAFVYYRTNNIFASMITHGLFNSYTIIALLVFSPQVVK encoded by the coding sequence GTGAACAACTCGATCTCCAAGCGTTTTGCCGATTGGCCGACCTCCTGGCCCAGCGATAGCTTCCGAAGCGGACCGACGATCGCGCTGCTCGTGATCGTCATCCTTCCGCTGCTCGCTTTCGGTTTGTGGCAGATGCTCCAGTCCGGCGCGGTCCAGATCCCTAAACAAGAACTAGCGAATCCGCTCGTCGTCATCGGCTCGATCCTGCTCACGCTCACGGTCGAAGGCGTGCTCTTCCTCATCGTCCTCGTCACGCTCCCGAAGGTCGCCGGACTCTCGCTGCGGCAGCTCGGTTTTCGCGCGCTTTCGCCGCGCGATCTCGTGGTCGCGTTCTTTGGTTCGTTGGTGATGGCACTGGTCGCCAACGGCGCGGCGTCGCTGATCCAGAGCGCGCTGCATTCGACTGCGGACCAGCAGTCGGTCGCGATGCTGCGCCAACTGCACGATCCGCGGCTGCTCTTTGCTTTCATCACCTTCGCCGTCGTGCTGGCGCCGTTCATGGAAGAGACGATCTTTCGCGCCTTTCTCTTCAATGCGTCACGACGATACTTCGGCTTTTGGGCGGGAGCCGCGATCAGCGGAGCGTGTTTCGGCTTCGTCCACGGCGATCCGATCGCCGCGCTTCCGCTCGCCCTCGGCGGTGTCGTTCTCGCTTTCGTCTATTATCGCACCAACAACATCTTCGCCTCGATGATCACTCACGGGCTTTTCAATTCATACACGATCATCGCGCTGCTTGTTTTTTCACCGCAAGTCGTGAAATGA
- the rsmA gene encoding 16S rRNA (adenine(1518)-N(6)/adenine(1519)-N(6))-dimethyltransferase RsmA: MDAAAAGRIARLACEDAAPGTPVVEIGAGTGTLTFALLEAGARVCALEIDPALVAILNDRGDLAAADIVRTDAMTYDYASFAQSGPWRAAGNLPYNIATPLLMQFVEMEGGPERIVAMIQKDVADRIDAKPSTPAYGSLSLAVQRAMRVERAFTLGPRAFYPAPKVDSTVVSLTRRNEPLVAPHDLELFRKVVRGAFAYRRKTLVNSLTLALGLDRNAIAQAIAASGLPAESRGEQLDLQAFCRLADLLAQR, encoded by the coding sequence ATGGACGCCGCAGCGGCGGGACGCATCGCGCGCCTGGCCTGCGAGGACGCGGCGCCCGGCACGCCGGTCGTTGAAATCGGTGCGGGCACCGGGACGCTGACGTTCGCCCTACTCGAAGCCGGTGCGCGCGTCTGCGCGCTGGAGATCGACCCCGCGCTCGTCGCGATCTTGAACGATCGAGGCGACCTCGCTGCCGCCGACATCGTGCGGACTGATGCGATGACCTACGATTATGCCTCCTTCGCGCAAAGCGGTCCGTGGCGAGCGGCGGGCAACCTTCCGTACAATATCGCAACGCCGCTGCTCATGCAATTCGTCGAGATGGAAGGCGGTCCCGAGCGCATCGTGGCGATGATACAGAAAGACGTCGCCGACCGCATCGATGCCAAGCCGAGCACGCCTGCGTACGGTAGTCTTTCGCTCGCCGTGCAGCGGGCGATGCGCGTCGAGCGTGCGTTCACGCTCGGACCGCGCGCGTTCTATCCGGCGCCCAAGGTCGATTCGACGGTCGTTTCACTTACACGCCGAAACGAACCGCTCGTTGCGCCGCACGATCTCGAACTGTTCCGGAAGGTCGTACGCGGCGCGTTCGCGTACCGCCGCAAGACGCTCGTCAACAGCTTGACCCTCGCACTCGGTCTCGACCGCAATGCGATCGCGCAAGCGATTGCGGCGAGCGGCTTACCTGCGGAGTCACGTGGTGAACAACTCGATCTCCAAGCGTTTTGCCGATTGGCCGACCTCCTGGCCCAGCGATAG
- a CDS encoding ubiquitin-like domain-containing protein gives MIGRGPLRRSHLLAASVLTAGLVWAGFLTSPSPAYAGSTVSHLVIFNTPQMTSEAETTAATVGDFLRQHGITIALRDYVSPAADTPLSDRMSIEYRPAVAVTIVDGKRRERIVTAAPNVASLLAAENVRLGRYDSVKPALSAAVPPGGVVRIDHYLTWQRIEHRVIPVPTIRRVDFSVVPGKSKVINPGRPGVREVVVSFIQHPNGDVRATVIRSRVLRKPHPHIVAVGAAESMQMVATAYTPYCGGGCSGITATGTRAGHGVVAVDPRVIPLGSRLYIPGYGYAIAGDTGGAIVGYRIDLGFESDRAAVNFGRRAVTVYRLK, from the coding sequence TTGATAGGACGCGGCCCCCTGCGGCGCAGCCATTTGCTTGCCGCAAGCGTCTTGACCGCCGGCCTGGTGTGGGCCGGTTTTCTCACCTCTCCGTCGCCGGCATATGCAGGCAGCACGGTATCTCACCTCGTGATCTTCAACACCCCGCAGATGACGAGCGAGGCGGAGACCACGGCCGCGACGGTCGGCGATTTTCTGCGCCAACACGGGATCACGATCGCCCTCCGCGATTACGTCTCGCCCGCGGCAGACACGCCGCTATCGGATCGCATGTCGATCGAATATCGTCCTGCGGTCGCCGTAACGATCGTCGACGGAAAGCGTCGCGAACGCATCGTTACCGCTGCGCCCAACGTTGCATCGCTGCTCGCCGCGGAAAATGTTCGTCTCGGGAGATACGACAGCGTCAAACCCGCGCTCAGCGCCGCGGTACCGCCGGGCGGCGTCGTGCGAATCGATCACTATCTGACGTGGCAGCGTATCGAGCATCGTGTGATCCCTGTACCGACGATTCGGCGAGTCGATTTCTCGGTCGTTCCGGGGAAATCGAAAGTTATCAACCCGGGTAGACCGGGCGTGCGTGAAGTCGTCGTTTCATTCATTCAACATCCGAACGGCGACGTACGCGCCACGGTGATCCGGTCGCGCGTTCTACGCAAACCGCATCCCCATATCGTGGCCGTCGGTGCAGCCGAGTCGATGCAAATGGTCGCAACCGCGTATACGCCGTACTGCGGCGGCGGTTGCAGCGGGATCACGGCGACCGGTACGCGAGCGGGTCACGGCGTCGTCGCAGTCGATCCGCGGGTGATCCCGCTCGGTTCGAGGCTTTACATTCCCGGATACGGATACGCGATCGCCGGTGACACCGGTGGAGCGATCGTGGGCTATCGGATCGATCTCGGATTCGAATCCGATCGCGCCGCGGTGAACTTCGGCCGGCGGGCGGTAACGGTATACCGTCTGAAATAA
- a CDS encoding glycosyltransferase, translating to MSHLRLGFFTEIYRPAVNGVVASVETLAEGLRERGHEVYCFAPSMPGGARSDGDVFRLPSLPLPTAPYRLTLPLVGRRNVNNVIKRLALIHVHSLFVTGWAGLRYARRYGMPIVYTYHTQLEAYAHYIPFEPKATRFAASQLTRTFCNLVDGVVAPTPAIARHLRDLGVEARIDVVPSGIDVDRFAAGRREARLRRGLGVPSGGRLLVCVTRLAREKNVELLLRALAESGDPATALAIAGDGPQRDELEHLAVDVGVADRVVFLGVVAAAELPDLYASADAFVFPSTTETQGLVQAEALAAGALVIAADTPPNREVLGDAARIVAPDPAAFARAFRDIPRVPDAAVARRAKAAAQRFSAARQVSRMIELYESLLARDPGRLDGANTRSIS from the coding sequence GTGAGTCACCTCCGCCTGGGCTTTTTTACCGAGATCTATCGGCCCGCAGTCAACGGCGTGGTGGCCTCGGTCGAGACGCTCGCCGAGGGTTTGCGCGAACGCGGCCACGAGGTGTACTGCTTTGCACCAAGTATGCCGGGCGGCGCGCGGAGCGACGGCGACGTGTTTCGTCTTCCCTCGCTTCCGCTGCCGACTGCACCCTATCGCCTAACGTTGCCGCTGGTCGGCCGGCGCAACGTCAACAACGTGATCAAACGTCTGGCCTTGATCCACGTTCACTCGCTTTTCGTAACCGGTTGGGCCGGCTTACGGTATGCGCGGCGTTACGGCATGCCGATCGTGTACACGTACCACACGCAGCTCGAAGCCTACGCGCATTACATTCCATTCGAGCCGAAGGCGACGCGTTTTGCCGCCTCCCAGCTCACCCGTACCTTTTGCAACCTGGTCGATGGGGTGGTCGCCCCGACGCCCGCGATCGCCCGGCATCTGCGGGACCTGGGCGTGGAGGCCCGGATCGACGTGGTACCGAGCGGCATCGACGTCGATCGCTTTGCGGCGGGACGGCGCGAAGCGCGCCTGCGCCGCGGGCTTGGCGTCCCTTCCGGCGGGCGGCTGCTGGTGTGCGTCACCCGGCTGGCGCGTGAGAAGAACGTCGAGTTGCTGCTGCGCGCGCTGGCGGAGAGCGGCGACCCCGCGACCGCACTCGCCATTGCCGGCGACGGCCCGCAGCGGGACGAGCTCGAGCACTTGGCGGTCGACGTTGGCGTTGCCGACCGCGTGGTCTTCCTCGGCGTCGTCGCGGCGGCCGAGTTGCCCGATCTCTATGCGAGCGCGGACGCGTTCGTTTTTCCGAGTACGACCGAGACGCAGGGCTTGGTCCAGGCCGAAGCGCTAGCCGCCGGGGCGCTGGTGATCGCCGCCGACACCCCGCCCAACCGCGAGGTTCTCGGGGATGCTGCGCGCATCGTTGCTCCCGACCCGGCCGCGTTTGCGCGCGCCTTTCGCGATATTCCCCGCGTGCCCGACGCCGCCGTCGCGCGGCGCGCCAAAGCCGCCGCGCAGCGGTTCTCTGCGGCGCGGCAGGTCAGCCGCATGATCGAGCTCTACGAGAGCCTCCTTGCCCGAGATCCGGGCCGTCTTGACGGCGCGAACACACGTTCGATATCATAG
- the rho gene encoding transcription termination factor Rho: MSRVSCVRLYERDTPLQTEHRPNDNGRPQSGGRRRRSRRRHHFNQQFPQHDQFPQAETGPPLLTAADLETKKKAELVEIAETNEVPLGNPTTMKKDEIVAAILTAQQQRSGVEMASGILDILPEGYGFLRRGGYVIGNDDIYVSQSQIRRFELRRGDMVEGQVRRPKESEKYYGLIRVDRVNDFDPEAIKGRRTFEKGTPIYPNERFKLEVRSTQLSTRVIDLFCPIGKGQRALIVSPPKAGKTTLLKNIANSISINHPDAHIIALLVDERPEEVTDMQRTVDGEVVASTFDEHPENHTAVAELTMERAKRLVELGKDVVILLDSITRLARAYNQVVASSGRTLSGGLDTASLHKPKRFFGAARKIEEGGSLTIIATALIETGSKMDDVIFEEFKGTGNMELNLTRKLAESRVFPAIDIKRSGTRHEELLLTTEEMRKIWMLRRATSVLNTGDITEIILDKMAQTRTNDEFLQSVTKEALSMSRGYDESNGNGSKY, encoded by the coding sequence GTGTCGCGTGTTTCATGCGTACGACTCTACGAGAGAGACACTCCTCTGCAAACGGAACATCGCCCTAACGATAATGGACGGCCGCAGAGTGGTGGTCGCCGCCGCCGCTCCCGCCGCAGACACCATTTCAACCAACAATTTCCCCAACACGACCAGTTTCCTCAAGCGGAAACCGGGCCGCCGCTTTTGACCGCCGCCGACCTCGAAACGAAGAAGAAGGCGGAGCTCGTCGAGATCGCCGAGACCAACGAAGTCCCGCTCGGCAACCCGACGACGATGAAAAAGGACGAGATCGTCGCTGCGATTCTCACCGCCCAGCAGCAGCGCTCGGGCGTCGAGATGGCAAGCGGCATCCTCGACATCCTTCCCGAGGGCTACGGCTTCTTGCGCCGCGGCGGCTACGTGATCGGTAACGACGACATCTACGTCAGTCAGTCGCAGATCCGGCGCTTCGAGTTGCGGCGCGGCGACATGGTCGAAGGCCAAGTCCGCCGTCCCAAGGAGAGCGAGAAGTACTACGGGCTCATTCGCGTCGATCGCGTCAACGATTTCGATCCGGAAGCCATCAAGGGCCGGCGCACGTTCGAAAAGGGCACGCCGATCTACCCGAACGAGCGGTTCAAGCTCGAGGTGCGCTCGACCCAGCTTTCGACCCGCGTCATCGATTTGTTCTGCCCGATCGGCAAGGGTCAGCGCGCGTTGATCGTTTCGCCTCCGAAGGCCGGTAAGACGACGCTGCTCAAGAACATCGCGAATTCGATTTCGATCAACCATCCCGATGCGCACATCATCGCGCTGCTCGTGGACGAACGGCCGGAAGAAGTAACCGACATGCAGCGTACGGTCGACGGCGAAGTCGTTGCGTCGACCTTCGACGAGCACCCCGAGAATCACACGGCCGTCGCCGAGCTGACGATGGAACGCGCGAAGCGCTTGGTCGAACTTGGTAAGGACGTGGTGATCTTGCTCGACTCGATCACGCGTCTGGCTCGTGCCTACAACCAGGTCGTGGCGAGCTCGGGCCGCACGCTCTCCGGCGGTCTCGATACCGCCTCGCTCCACAAACCCAAGCGCTTCTTCGGCGCCGCGCGCAAGATCGAAGAGGGCGGTTCGCTCACGATCATCGCGACCGCGCTGATCGAAACCGGCTCCAAGATGGATGACGTGATCTTCGAAGAGTTCAAGGGCACGGGTAACATGGAGCTCAACCTGACGCGCAAACTGGCCGAATCGCGGGTCTTCCCGGCGATCGACATCAAGCGTTCGGGTACGCGCCACGAAGAACTTCTGCTCACGACCGAAGAGATGCGCAAGATCTGGATGCTGCGCCGTGCGACGTCGGTACTCAACACCGGGGATATCACGGAAATCATTCTGGACAAGATGGCGCAGACGCGCACGAACGACGAGTTCCTGCAGTCGGTTACCAAAGAAGCGCTCTCGATGTCGCGCGGGTATGACGAATCCAACGGAAACGGCAGCAAATACTAG